Genomic DNA from Labilibaculum sp. DW002:
AGAGTTGATGAAGAATTGTACTCAGCTTGCACTGAGGGCGGCGAAGTCTTGTTTAATTATGCGCCAAAAAGCCGATACCGTTTAAGTATTGAAGTAAAGAAATAAGCAAGTTTTTAAAAAGAAAATCTCTTAAGCTTAAAATTAATATAAGCTAGTAGAAATAAAATAGACAAAGGTTGAATCATGTATTGGTTCAACCTTTTTTGTTGATTCGACGCAACCCTTTTGATAAGGGGCATCTTTTATTTGCAATGAATACTGTTTAGCACGATATTTGTTTAAATCAGTTTCGTATTTAATTAACAAGCACGCACAAAATTGAAATCATATGAAACGTCCATGCCAAAGCGATTTTGACACACAGGGAGATGGTTATCTCAGCATGGTAAGTTCCATATGGCAACTAAAAATCAAATTATAATCATATGAAAAGAAATGTAATTGTTTTATTGACCGTTTTTTTGAGTTGTACAGCTATGGCTCAAGGACAGAAGAACTTTATCGATCAGAATTATATTGAAGTAAAAGGGGTTGCTGAAATGGAGATTGTTCCTAACGAAATCTATTTAAATATTCATATAGACGAAAAAGACACCAAAAATAAAGAGAGTGTTGAAGTGTTGGAGAAGCAAATGTTCTCAGCATTGAAAAAGGCTGGTATAAACCTTGAGAAACAGCTTTCTGTATCTGATTTTGGAAGTAATTTAAAGTTTCACTTCATGAAAAGAACCAATGTAATGAAATCGAAAGATTTTGAATTGCTCGTTCATGATTCTAAAACACTTGCTAAGGTATTTGTAGAGCTTGAGAAAATTAAAATATCGAATATTAATATACTACGAGTAGATCATTCTGATATTGAAAAATATAGAAGAGAAGTTAAGATTAATGCAATGAAAGCTGGAAAAGAAAAAGCTACAGATTTATGTGAGGCAATAGGACAGACAGTAGGAAAAGCAATCTATATAAATGAAAGCTCGTCGCATTACAAAAATGAATATGCAAATACTGCCGTTCGAATTAGAGGAATGAGTAGCATGGCAAAAATGGATGTGCCGAATCTCGATTTTCAAAA
This window encodes:
- a CDS encoding SIMPL domain-containing protein: MKRNVIVLLTVFLSCTAMAQGQKNFIDQNYIEVKGVAEMEIVPNEIYLNIHIDEKDTKNKESVEVLEKQMFSALKKAGINLEKQLSVSDFGSNLKFHFMKRTNVMKSKDFELLVHDSKTLAKVFVELEKIKISNINILRVDHSDIEKYRREVKINAMKAGKEKATDLCEAIGQTVGKAIYINESSSHYKNEYANTAVRIRGMSSMAKMDVPNLDFQKIKLEYSVLLRFAIN